CCAGTTCATGCTTCCAAGAGATTGTTCAACATTTCAAGGTTATGGTTGTTAAAACTCCTAAACAAACGCAAGTTCTGCGCACTGGTCCAGGAGTCAGGCAAGAGTACAGTAATCAACAGAGCACTGTGAtctgatagtggtaaataaaagcAACACTGTTTTGATTGTTAGTTTTGgcaaatttgaaaaactattgtCAATACATGCTGTACCTCTTTTAGGTTCAAAAGACCAAGTCAAGAGTACACGGCAAAGGCGTGTGTCCACCGTGTGTCCATGTGCGCCTCCTCACTATGGTCTCTAGTTCTTACACAAAAACTCCACTCAAAATCTTCTTAGAAACAATAAAAAGGATACCACAGTAAAGGCTTTATTCCTGAAATATTTATAGCTAAAATTTCATCGTaggaatattacaatattacattaattcAAGATAAAATAGTGGTGTATGAGGTGAATTTGACAACGTTGctgctctaaatactctttcctGGCTCAATCgcaaacaattataaacaatataaggAAAGTCTAAATTTAATATCTCACGTTTTATGCTTCATGTCAAGAAATTTCAATTTAGTAAggaattcttttttttaatttcctaaatatttatatcttacaatatggtttactttgtttaaaaccatatatataatgtgtaattGGTTAAGTTAAATTAACAAACCAATTTCTAAGAAGTTTAGCAGTTTCAATGGGGAAGGGATAGCAGATGGAGAAATGTATAAACAGCACGAACTCTCGGAGTAATCGTCCTTGGAGCTGTTGACTAATCTGATGGTGTTAGAAAAGTGGTAGCTATTAACATTGCAGTTTCAATGAGAAAGGGGAGTATAGAAGAAGGCGAATCGAATAACCAGCACGAACTCTCGCGGTATTCTTCCTTGGAGCTTTTGACTAATCTGATGGTGTTAGAAACGTGGTAGCTATTAACATTGCAGTGTCAATGAGAAAGGGGTGTATAGAAGAGGGCGAATCGAATAACCAGCAAGAACTCTCGGGGTATTCGTCCTTGGAGCTGTTGCTCTTATATCTGATGGTGTTAGAAAAGTGGTAGCTATTAACATTGCAGTGTCAATGAGAAAGGGGAATATAGAAGAGGGCGAatcgaataataataataataataataatattttattcgttcaaattgcaatacaattgaacacatcaaagtaagaataaatatataacaaggaaaatacagtttacatgtcTTGTATAAAGTCCTTCTTATAAAAGCCTTTTGTTACAAAGTACTctcttaaaattcttttaaaagtataagcacctgtttctttttttatgtttgatggcagcctgttatatactacagtacatatgtactgtggccctttttgaaaaaatgcaGTCGAATGTTGCCGCACTGTCAGTCGCTGCGCGCCCCTCGTTGAATACGAGTGGCAAGCCGTGCCAGCAGTAAACAGAGTGGgattatttctaacaaacatgcagcactcataccccaccagaccagccaacgtcattatgtttaattctCTAAACACCAACTGACAAGACTCCCTTCTGGTCATTTTCAACATTGCTCTTATacaccatttttgaattttgaaaacgctttgaaaatttttgttacttgacataccccaaaaaataattccatacctTAAAATAGATTCAACATAGGAGAAATATACAGCGAGAAGGACTCGGATGCTGCATACCTGAGCAAGGCGGCCGAGAGCATAGCAGACTGGGCGGagccttttgcagatgacatctACATGAGATTCCCAGTTGAGATGGGCGTCCAAATGCAACCCAAGAAATTTTGTGGCAGAAAAATGTTGCAATGAGTTGTTGTTGTAGGTGAGTCCACTGCCTGGGAATATGTGACTATTGGGTGCTTTAAGTATTGTGAAACGTATAAAGCCTGTCTTGATTGGATTGAGAACAAGCCCATTTTTGAAAAACCATTCAGAAGCTTGAGCGAGGCTATTGTTGGCAGCATCAACTGCTGCTGACGCAGTAGACTCTGATGTTTGTAAAGTGCAGTCGTCGGCGTACATGATAATCTTACTATGGTTGATGTTTTTgggaagatcatttatgtagatgacAAACAGTATTGGTCCCAAAATAGAGCCCTGTGGTACGCCGCACTTAATCACTCCCTCATTTGAATGGTGAATACCTGTATTTGTGGATATTTCTACGACttgttttctgtcttttaaatagGAGGCAAATAATTGAAGCGcaacacctcgaatgccatatgCCTCAAGTTTACTCAGCAGAACGTCATGCCTGACACAGTCAAACGCCCTGCTGAGATCGCAGAAGATGCCTATCGAGTACAGCTTGTGCTCAAGAgaagttataatggaattaatgaaattaaaaattgcagaagACGTAGATTTACTCTTTGAGGAAACCGTGTTGGTGCggactaaacatattttgttgctgaaagaattggataagtttattacacataatagtttcaattatttttgaaaatgccgATAGGATACTgattggtctgtaattttctATCTGATATTTAGAGCCTGATTTAAATATCGGTatgagtttgcttattttatatacagatggAAAAATGCCATGGGTTAAGCTGGAGTTTACCAAATGAGTGAAAACAATAGAAATTAACGGaaaacacctttttataatacCAACACGGATACCATCCATCCCAGTTGAACGCGTGCTCCTCAGCCGCCTCACAACATCCCACACCTCAGAGACTGACACCTCACTGATGAACATGCTGCCAACCGGGCTGGGGGGTACAAGCACCGCAGGCTCGGATGGGTGTGGAATGCTGGTCACCATGTCCGTGGCTACTactgaaaaataactattaaaagtgctCGCTAACAAGCTGCCACCAGTTGTTTTCAATCCATTtacaaaaagttcatatttaaatttattttttgctttacaTCTCATAGGTACTGTGTCATTAAAAACATTCCACATAGCTTTAGACTTGTTGTCTGAGGTCATAATTTGTTCATCGTAGAACTTAGCTTTTGTATTCTTTACAAGACCATTATACTTACTCCCAGCATCCTCAACAACATTCTCAGGTACTAAATTCCTAGGAAGTGACTTAAGATAGTTAAGATTAAGATTAGCCTCTCTTACTTCTCTAGTTATCCAGTTCAAGCTAGTTTTTTTCCTAAGATTAACCTTTTTACTAACCACTGGAAAGGctaagttatagaaataattaaatgtattagtaaacatttcaaatttttcgtTCGTTAAACTACAGTTATATACATCATTCCAAGTTTCTGAgtttaaaagtgtttcaaaatatttccagttgttGTCAGAAAAATATCGCTTAGTTATTGTTGCGGTTTCGAGTACTAACTTTTTACTGgagttaacaaaatgtataacttgAGCATCATGGTCAGAAAAAACTGTCCTTATAACAtgtgacttaataatatttt
This Homalodisca vitripennis isolate AUS2020 chromosome 3, UT_GWSS_2.1, whole genome shotgun sequence DNA region includes the following protein-coding sequences:
- the LOC124356517 gene encoding uncharacterized protein LOC124356517; translated protein: MVTSIPHPSEPAVLVPPSPVGSMFISEVSVSEVWDVVRRLRSTRSTGMDGIFCDLSRAFDCVRHDVLLSKLEAYGIRGVALQLFASYLKDRKQVVEISTNTGIHHSNEGVIKCGVPQGSILGPILFVIYINDLPKNINHSKIIMYADDCTLQTSESTASAAVDAANNSLAQASEWFFKNGLVLNPIKTGFIRFTILKAPNSHIFPGSGLTYNNNSLQHFSATKFLGLHLDAHLNWESHVDVICKRLRPVCYALGRLAQLLRLEGLVEAVLGGFKNRAGALVSSASNDLAALSAGEYPFGRSSAGWRPVKIHAASLGGTLPRPLFIEIAASIRETPPPSSVTAQSEASGPQQSASAKPTQVLGLIDRQHQPDGEYWRNTANLLGKRTVRGFRPPAVGVKAIRGRNFSG